In Procambarus clarkii isolate CNS0578487 chromosome 60, FALCON_Pclarkii_2.0, whole genome shotgun sequence, one genomic interval encodes:
- the LOC123766771 gene encoding uncharacterized protein yields the protein MAINNVAVPWSLLLVLLLVLELCVLVTPKEEVPDTPPAVPKEALNAMVMRHLKQFHQVGEDQDVMWKKELWPPTPNEDYENLLSDGEDTFNPMILALRHLAGHNMESLVAGTVWDTHSDGDDGADDGDDTNSRSSRAPSSIFHPSALLNPMHRDQEE from the exons ATGGCCATTAACAAC GTAGCGGTTCCATGGTCTCTcctgctggtgctcctgctggtgctggagTTATGTGTGCTCGTGACGCCCAAGGAAGAGGTGCCTGACACTCCCCCAGCCGTCCCCAAGGAGGCCTTGAACGCTATGGTTATGAGACACCTGAAGCAGTTTCACCAGGTGGGGGAGGATCAG GATGTAATGTGGAAAAAGGAGTTATGGCCTCCTACACCAAATGAGGACTATGAAAACCTTTTGTCTGATGGCGAAGACACCTTCAACCCCATGATCCTTGCTCTACGCCATCTGGCTGGACACAACATGGAGAGTCTTGTTGCGGGCACAGTCTGGGACACACACTCTGATGGGGATGACGGTGCTGATGATGGTGATGACACCAACAGCAGAAGCTCCAGGGCACCCTCCTCCATCTTCCACCCCTCTGCTCTGTTGAACCCTATGCACAGAGACCAAGAAGAATGA
- the LOC123766769 gene encoding guanine nucleotide-binding protein subunit alpha-14, producing the protein MACPLSCYCGLMCRCGCIPSPEVPSMTSGGSGGTLGRDTHRSHIVYILLLGAAETGKSTIMRQMKIIDSGGMSPASLRSYTRHVLDNVLTCVTRLIASVQEAAIPWSSPEAAHAAHTLAMVTPADWGLTEDDVKPALLPQDHAHLMRVLWEDVAAQECWLRANEFNLPDSTAYYLSATDRLAQQPYLPTQEDVLQLRIPTRAATVYDFHDRNWTFRITDVGGQRGERRRWLRLFDEVNAIIFLAALSEYDQTWSQEEEDGMNRLELSLLLFRETLNYPGFSKTSIILFLNKTDVLQKKIARSDLSKYFPDYTGPRGDARSATDYIRNRFVTFAKNRDNFFSHETCATDTNKTRFVFAAVRESILWDNIRLFMDPFHT; encoded by the coding sequence ATGGCGTGTCCCTTGTCCTGTTACTGTGGCCTCATGTGCCGCTGCGGATGCATACCCTCGCCTGAGGTGCCCTCCATGACGTCCGGCGGGTCTGGTGGGACTCTGGGCCGTGACACACACCGCAGCCACATAGTCTACATTCTCCTGCTGGGGGCTGCAGAGACGGGAAAATCTACCATCATGAGGCAGATGAAAATCATCGACAGTGGCGGGATGTCTCCGGCCTCGCTACGCTCCTACACGCGGCACGTGCTCGACAATGTTCTCACGTGTGTCACACGCCTAATAGCGTCTGTTCAGGAAGCTGCCATTCCCTGGAGCTCGCCCGAGGCTGCACACGCCGCCCACACTTTGGCAATGGTAACGCCCGCAGACTGGGGCCTGACTGAGGACGATGTGAAGCCCGCGCTTCTACCTCAAGATCACGCACACCTCATGCGCGTCCTGTGGGAGGACGTAGCGGCACAGGAGTGCTGGCTGCGAGCCAACGAGTTTAACCTACCAGACAGCACAGCCTACTACCTGTCAGCCACGGACCGTCTGGCGCAGCAACCATACCTGCCCACACAGGAGGACGTCCTTCAGCTGCGCATCCCCACGCGCGCCGCCACCGTCTACGACTTCCACGACAGAAATTGGACCTTTCGTATAACGGACGTGGGGGGTCAACGAGGAGAGAGACGGAGGTGGTTGCGGCTCTTTGATGAGGTCAACGCTATAATTTTTTTGGCGGCGTTGAGCGAGTACGACCAGACGTGGAGTCAAGAGGAAGAGGACGGCATGAACAGGCTGGAGCTGTCGTTACTACTCTTCCGAGAGACATTGAACTACCCTGGCTTTTCCAAGACGAGCATCATCTTGTTTCTAAACAAGACTGATGTGCTACAGAAGAAGATAGCCAGGTCAGACCTTAGCAAGTACTTCCCCGACTACACGGGCCCTCGTGGGGACGCACGCAGCGCCACTGACTATATCCGCAACCGCTTCGTGACCTTTGCAAAAAACAGAGACAACTTCTTCTCTCACGAAACTTGTGCCACAGACACAAATAAGACCAGATTCGTTTTCGCCGCCGTCAGAGAGAGTATCTTGTGGGACAACATCAGACTTTTTATGGACCCGTTTCACACCTGA